The Streptomyces cynarae genome contains a region encoding:
- a CDS encoding histidinol-phosphate transaminase, translating to MSFGIDDLPVRDELRGKTPYGAPQLDVPVRLNTNENPYPLPEPLVERITERVREAARALNRYPDRDAIELRTKLAEYLTKSGGYEVALGNVWAANGSNEVIQQLLQTFGGPGRTAIGFEPSYSMHALIARGTGTGWISGPRNEDFTIDLAAAEKAIAEHRPDVVFITTPNNPTGNAVPPETVLALYEAAQAAKPSVVIVDEAYIEFSHGSSLLPLLEGRPNLVVSRTMSKAFGAAGLRLGYLAAHPAVVDAVQLVRLPYHLSAITQATALAALEHTDTLLKYVEQLKSERDRLVAELRAIGYDVTESDANFVQFGRFPDAHEAWRKILERGVLVRDNGVPGWLRVTAGTPEENDAFLDAVRELQCLVGDTPTPPKEYSA from the coding sequence GTGAGCTTCGGAATCGACGATCTTCCCGTCCGGGACGAGCTGCGCGGCAAGACCCCCTACGGCGCCCCCCAGCTCGACGTGCCCGTACGGCTGAACACCAACGAGAACCCGTACCCGCTGCCCGAGCCGCTGGTCGAACGGATCACCGAGCGCGTTCGCGAGGCCGCCCGCGCCCTGAACCGCTACCCGGACCGGGACGCGATCGAACTGCGCACGAAGCTGGCCGAGTACCTGACGAAGAGCGGCGGGTACGAAGTCGCCCTCGGAAACGTGTGGGCGGCCAACGGCTCCAACGAGGTCATCCAGCAGCTGCTGCAGACCTTCGGCGGGCCCGGCCGCACCGCGATCGGCTTCGAGCCGTCGTACTCGATGCACGCGCTCATCGCGCGCGGCACGGGCACCGGCTGGATCTCGGGTCCGCGCAACGAGGACTTCACGATCGACCTCGCCGCCGCCGAGAAGGCGATCGCCGAGCACCGGCCGGACGTCGTCTTCATCACCACACCCAACAACCCCACCGGCAACGCGGTCCCGCCCGAGACGGTCCTCGCCCTGTACGAGGCCGCGCAGGCGGCCAAGCCCTCCGTGGTGATCGTGGACGAGGCGTACATCGAGTTCAGCCACGGCTCCTCGCTGCTGCCGCTGCTCGAAGGTCGGCCGAATCTCGTCGTCTCGCGCACCATGTCGAAGGCGTTCGGCGCCGCCGGCCTGCGGCTCGGCTACCTCGCCGCGCACCCGGCGGTCGTGGACGCCGTCCAGCTGGTCCGGCTGCCGTACCACCTGTCGGCGATCACCCAGGCGACCGCCCTGGCCGCCCTGGAGCACACCGACACGCTGCTGAAGTACGTCGAGCAGCTGAAGTCGGAGCGGGACCGGCTGGTCGCCGAGCTGCGCGCGATCGGCTACGACGTCACCGAGTCCGACGCCAACTTCGTGCAGTTCGGGCGCTTCCCCGACGCGCACGAGGCCTGGCGGAAGATCCTGGAGCGGGGCGTGCTGGTCCGGGACAACGGCGTACCGGGGTGGCTGCGGGTCACCGCCGGTACCCCGGAGGAGAACGACGCGTTCCTCGACGCGGTACGTGAACTGCAGTGTCTTGTGGGGGACACCCCCACGCCCCCGAAGGAGTACAGCGCATGA